In Novipirellula artificiosorum, the genomic window CGAGGGACCGCAGCATGAGAGCTCGACCGTGCCACGGTCGCCCATGACGATACGGGTTGCGACGTTTCACATTCAAATGTTCGGTGACAAAAAATCTCAGACGCGATCGATTCCCCAGGTGCCTGGTGTCGACGTCATGGGGACGATCTCGCACCTGATTCGTCAATTCGATTTGGTTGCCATTCAAGGGGTCCGAAGTAACGATGTGCTTCCTGTGCAGCGTATACTGGACTTGGTGAACGAGCTCGGTGGCTCCTACACCGCGACGGTCAGCCAACCGATCGGGCGGGCTGGGGATACCGAATGTTACGCGTTTGTTTGGGACATGCAGCGACTGCGCATCCAGGGCCAACCGTATGTCGTTCAAGACACTGCCGATCGAATGCGTCGCGAGCCGATGGTCGCATCCTTTATGACAGTCACCGATCCGAGCGACACGCGTGAGCCATTTCGCTTCACGGTGATTAACGCGCATCGTGACTCCGATTCGATGTCAACGCCTGCCACCGCAAGTGAAGTCAACGTACTCGACGATGTCTTTGTTCGCGTCCGAGACTACGAATACGGTCAGACCGGCGAAGAAGATTGTATTTTGATGGGGGACTTGAATGCAGGTTTGGACGACTTGCAAGAATTGGCGATGATTCCGAATGTGGTGTCGGTCGCGGGAGACATCAAGAGCGACGTGTTTCGTCGTAAAACCCTTGACCATATTTTGCTCGATCGGACGATGACCACCGAGTTTACAGGGCAGACCGGAGTGATCGATTTCTGTCAAGATCTGAGGTTGACGGAGACGCAGGCGAGAACGATCAGTGACCATCTTCCGGTCTGGGCGGAGTTTAGCATTTACGAGTCACCACGCTATCAAGCCAATGCATCGATTCCACAATCCGTTCGGTAAACCTCAAGCCGCGCGTTAAATCAAGTGTCGCCTGGCTTCTTTTTCGCTCTTCGTTTTGCTTCGAGCAATCGCTCCGTGTAGCTGGGGCCTTCATCCGGTTGCGGTTCGATGTTCGGTTTCCCTGACTGGGGCCCTGTCGCAGAATCGGCAAAGGTTGTTTCGCTGGTGTTGTCGGTTGTGTCGACCGCAGAGGGTTCAAACCGAACGCTTGTTCGCCGCCGCTCAAGGGAGTCGCTGAGTGAATCCTTGCTCTTTCTTAATGCGTCGAGTCGGGTGGTCGCCACGCTTTCGCTAGCGGTCGATTTTCCTCGGATGCGATGGATCGTCCGGTGGACCCAATCGAAAGGAATCGCCACTCGGCGGACGAAAACATCACCGAGAAACAGCCCACAGCTTGCTAGCACAAACCATGGCCACGCGTCACGGAATGATCTTGCCAGCGCCAGGCCGCCACGGAACGCGTTGGTATCGATAAGGGCTTCGCTGAGTTGGATTTCCAGCGGAGGAGCGACCTGACCAGCCTCGCCTCCTCTTGGCTTGATCGAGGCCAAGGACTCGATCAAGGCTTGGTTCGTTTCTCGGACGCGGAACTCATCGCTGTAGGGTACCGTCACACCGGTGGTCAGCGGCGAGGCTCCCGGGCCAGGCGTCACGTTGACGAAATAGCTGCCGGCTTCGTCAGCTGGGAAGGATCCCACGTACCGACCGGGGGCCGCTTGCCGCATCCGCAGTGCGATCGGTTTCAAGCGGGGGTCGAGGGCGGATGCGTTGATGTCCAGGAAGTTCAAGAACGAGTCATCCTGGTCGAGCGCGCTGACAACGACTTGGACTTCACCGTCGCGAACTTGCGTTGCGATCGAGAATTTCCCGGTGTCGCCGGTGGGACGCATTAGCCACCGGACCAATTGGGAATAGAACTTCTCGTAGCCGCCCCACGACGTCCAATCGGCGGCCCAACGCGCGCCCGCGTCGGTCGTCATGACGGCCGTGCGGCCAAGCCCATAGGTCCAAACCGCCAAAACGGTCGCATTTTCTGGTGAATCGGGTTTCGGCGATTGGATCAACACTTGGGCCAGCGGGCTATCCTTGGTTTGCGTCAACACAAAGCCGTTGATGTTTGGCAGTACCCGGTCCACGCCGTCGAGCATGGCGTGCGGGAAGATGATTTCGGGGACCGCCCCGCCCGGCGGCTCATAAACCAATGGGCGTGACACACGGCGAGCTTCACGTTGAAAGATCTTCGGCAGTGCTCTCCCATCCCGCACCGCGTAATACTTGCCGCCCGTTGCTTGAGCAATCTGTTGCAATCGGCGACTTTCGGTCAAGCCGTGGGATGCGACGGCCACCGTGCTGATGGTGACGTTGTTCTTCTTAAACGAGCTGATCGTTGCTGGCGAGGGATCGCTTGGATCACCGTCACTGATGATGATGCAGTGCTTGATCGACGCGGGGGTGCGAGTCAAGCCGGCAACCGCCATCTTCATCGCGGGGTCGAATTGAGGCATATCGCCGGGCGTCATGCGTCCGATTGCGGCCAGCATCGCTTTACGGTTCGGACCGACTTCGAGCAGCCCATTCTTGCCGCCCCACAGCCATGTATCGCCGTTCATGCTCCAGTGCAAAACGCCTGCATAATCGGCGGGGCCCAATTGTTCCACGGCGGCTCCCGCAATCTTTTTTTGCCAGTAATTTCCCTCAGCCATTTCGCTGGCGTGCATGATGCATGCCAAGGCGCCGACCGCTTGCACCTTGCTGTTGCGAATCTTGAAGTCCACGGGCATGGCTTTTTCAATTTCGGTTCCCGTCCAGCCACCGGCACCAAAAGACTCGGGGCCCCCGATCATCAATAGCCCTGCCCCAAGTTGTTGGGTGTTGCGTACCAGCATCTCGATTTGTTCATCGGTGAACGAGCTGATCATATCGCTCGTCTCACCAGCGACTCGAGGCACCCCGGCGAGAATCACGGCATCATAGGCTTGGAGTTCCGCCAGCGAGCCGAACAACTCATCGCTTGGCATCGCGACCACTTCGATGTTGTTATCACGCAGCGTCTCGATCAACAGGTCGAAGTCGCCGAGCCGAGTCTTGTCCTCGATCATCAGCACACGGCCCTTGCCACGAACGTAGGTGTAGGCGGTGGCGCTATTGTTTTGCCGAATGCCGTCGTCCTCATCCGTGTCAGGGACGAATTCGGCTTCGTACGTGTAGGCGGCCGGTTGCTCAATCGTGTGTCTTAGAGGGAAAACATTTTTGCCAGCATCTAAGCTGATCGATTGTTCGAGCAGCAACGATTCCTCGCCGCCGACGTTCTGTTTCACCCGCAACCGCCCCTCAACCGGCCCGGTGGCTGAGGCGTCGGAATAGTTGCTGATCACGACGCGAGCTTCAAACGGTTGCCCCTTGCGGATGTTTTCCGGCAAGTCGATCTTCTCGAGTAGCACCTCGCTCTTGGCGTCAAGCCGTACCGGAACGACATCAATGCCAATGCCCGATTCCGCGGCGCGGCGGGCCAATTTTCGAGCTTGGCCGATGTTCTCGTTGCCATCGGTGACGATCACGATCCGCCGTGATGTGTCTTCGGACATCGAAGCTTGGGCCAAATTCAGTGCCGATTCCAAGTTGGTTGCGTCCGTTCGGTCCCGCAGACTCTCTAGTCGTCGCAGCGGTGGAATATCGTCGTCAAACGGAGGCACTTCGATGGACGCGTCACGACCAAAGACAACGATTCCAGCTCGATCCTCGCGTTGCCCGTCGCGGTGTCGACGAACGTTGCGAATCACGTAGTCGAGCATCACTTGCCGTTTGATGCGTGGAATGCTCTCCGATTGATCGAGCAAGTACATCACCGTCACGCGGTCGCTGACCCAAATCAATTGCACTCCGGCGAGCGCCAACACAACGCCTGTCCAAACGATCGTGCGAAAGGAAATCGCCAAAATACGCCGGAATCTGCCCAGAGCTCCAAGCGAACGAAAACCGGCCCACCACAACAGCGGCAATCCCAACAGAAGCCACAAGTATGCCGGATGATCGAATCCAAGCTGAAAAGGGATCATCGTTGGGCGGTGTCCAAACAGGAGTGTGTTAGGTTTGAGTGCGATTTGTCGACGAAGCGATGTCCACCTGCGAAAGGAACCGCGGCAGCCGTGAGCCGGAACTGCCCGCGGCAATCGGTTAGGCGGCGGCCAAGTCCGTGGGACGGCCGTAATAGATCGATGCCATGATGACGGTCGTCACCCCTAGGATACCAAAACCGACGATGGAGAGTGAGATTGTAAGCCCCGGCGCGCTCAAAACTTCCGTCTGGTCCGCAGGTGCCAACACCACCGCCACCACGCTGGTCACATTGTTGACGAAGTGAGCAAGCATGGCCGGAAATAACGATCCGCTTCGCCACGAAAGCCAGCCTAAGTAAACGCCGAGCGGAAAGACGGCAATGATGTGAACAAAATCCATGTGAAATGCCGCGAACAAAAACGAGGACAAGAAAATGCCGAAAAACGGGCCCCACGATTTTGTCAACCGAGTCTGCACGTAGCCGCGAAAGACTAGCTCTTCACAGATCGCGGGTGTGGCGCCAATCAACAATGCGATGGGAATCAAGAAGCCACTTTGGCCGTGAAACCGAAACGCATCGGACATCTGCTTCAAATTCTCGCTGTCCTCCAAAAACAGTCCGACCGCTACCGACGAAACCAACCCAACCAGCGGCGTGGCTGCTGCGGCGGCCAGCCAAACCCAGATCGGCCAATGTCCGCGAACCAACGAAAGCCGTTGGCACGTTTCCACTGGCGACAATTTCGCGGCCACCAACGTCGGCAAAATCATGCACAGTTGAGGGATTAATATCAGCATCACCACGCCGACTCGCGATTGAAACACCTCGGCAAACGCTTCTGGATCCGTAACGGTCGCAGGGGAAAAGGAGCCGTGAACCCATGCAAACGCTAACATCACGACCACGGTGCTGACCACGATGAATACCGCCAACGTGGCGCAAACAACCGCGATAGGAGTCCACCAACGTGGCCGCTTGGCCAAACGCCCGACAATCAGCGGCTCGCGTTGCGACTCGTCGGGGTACGCCTCGTAGGGATTCGAGAGAGGATTCTCCGTGTCTGCCCTTCCCTCGCCCGGTGATGCCCAGAGCGATTCGGGGGGGCGAGATTCGGACGGACCGAGCGGACCTGGGTCGGACGGATGAAAATCCATAGAACTACTGGAACGTGTCGCGAAAATGTAGGGAGCGTCCTGACAGTGTACGCGGTTGGCACGTCCGCGTCTTGTCGCTTCCCATCCAATCATCGCCGCGTCGATGCGAAGTCGAGTCCATTACCGCGAGGGACCTGCGGTAAACAAGTTTCGGATTTCACCCTCCCGCGAGGAGGTCGCGCAGTTTTAAGCTGTAACTGCTGCAGTGTTTGGGTATCCAACCACCCCTGCCCGCGCAGCGGGAGGGGTCGAGCGAAGCGAGGGGGAGGGCCGGTATAGAAACGGTGTTGCAGTTTCATGCTGTAATCGCAGCCCGTTTTCCCTCTCCCTCCGTTAGCCTCGTGAGGGGGCAGCAACCGAAAACCCTCTCCCGGCGTTTAGACGCCGACCTCTCCCAAAGGAGAGGTAACGGTACCGTAACTCCTCGATAAAAAACGACTAATAACTGCACGACCTCCGAGCGGGAGAGTAAAGAGAGAGCCGTACCACGCAATCTATTTACCGAACGTCCCAAGCGGTTAGATTCCAGAGACCAAGGTCGACGCGCAGCGTCGCACCCTGGGGCCGCTTCAGCAGTCTTTTCCCGGGCAAAAGACCTCGATCCCACGACTTTGGATCCCTGCAGCGGCGGCTCGATTGGACAATTCGGAGAGCGCTCGGCCGCCGATTTCCCCCAAATTGACCGTCCACTCGTTGACATACAGGTCGACATGCTGCATCAAGATGTCGTCATCGAAGAATTGAGCATAGCGGCGCATCGTTGGCAGTGCGGAGCTGCGATCCGCCAACGCATAGCGCAACGATTCTTCGACGACCGATTGAATCGTCGCAATCGTTTCAGCCGGCAAACTCCGCCGAGCCACCAAGCCACCCAGCGGCAAGGGGCAGTGCGTCTCCGATTCCCACTGAGTTCCCAAGTCAACGACACAACCCAGGCGTTCGGTTTCCCATGTGAATCGCCCTTCGTGAATGCAAACCCCGTAATCGGCCTCGCCCCTTTTTAGCCTTGGCATGATTTCGGAAAATACACACTGCCGAACGGTCGCGGTATCCCGATAGAACAGCTTGAAAAGCAAGGATGCGGTCGTGTGCCGGCCCGGGCAAAGTACGATCTGCTGCGGATCGGTCGGCGCGTTCAATCGTTGTGGTGATGACGACAACAGCAGCGGCCCGACACCGAAGCCGAGAGCCGCTCCGGTGGGGAGCACCATGGTTTGATCCGCTAACAATAGCGCAGCATGAAAACTCGTCTTCGCCACGTCAAACTTGCCACGAAAAAGGGAGTCGTTGAGTTCTTGAATGTCGTGCAAGTGCACGCGAAAATCGAGCCCTCGCCAATCCACAAGCCGGTGCATCAGCGCGTGAAAGGTAAAGGTATCGTTAGGGCAGGTCGAAATGCCAAGCTCGATCGTTTGCTGCTTCATCGGTTCAGTAACTCGGCGGCTGATTGTAAGGCGGTCTCCATCTGCCAAGCAGAAAGGTCGCGGTCCCCGGCGTGATTGGAAATGCCGCGAATGATTCGAAGCGGCACGTCGGCCAGACGGCACGCCAGCGCCACGGCGAAGCCTTCCATGTCTTCGGCGACCACATCGGAATATCGACGGAGCCGACGGTTGGTGTCAGCTGACGACGCGGAGGTCGCGCAAACGCTCAGGAGCCCGAGATTCGACGTGTCCGATTCGAGTGCGACACGATCGGTGATCGCCGACTTCCCATCGATTTCGTCCATCTGGTTCCATCCAAGGTCGGCTGCGGAAAGATAGTCCGCCCCCGTCCCCACTCCGATGCCGTCGCAAATCACATGGCCGAATTGATAGGCGGATCCCATTTGACAAACATCGCTAAGAGTGCCAGCGATTCCAACCAACGTGACACGAGTCGGACGGAGCGTTGCGATCAGCTGAGCCGATCGAGCCGCGGCGCCGATCGCGCCGAATCCGCAAACGTGGATCGAGGTCTCTTCACGCCGATGGATCAACGGCTCGAGGATGCCACGTTCCAACAAGGTTGGAATCAGAACCAAGTGGGCTGAATTCATCATGCTCTCAGAACCCTCGTTGCAAGCCGGGCGTGATGTCCAAGTCGAGTGATGCGAAATCACCTCGCCGGATTTTTTCCCATGCGATCGCACCCATCACGGCATTATCCGTACAAAGCTCGGCTGGCGCAATCGTCAATTCGAAACCATCCTTTTTTGCCGCGTCGTTCAATCGTTCACGCAAGTACCGATTCGCAGCAACACCGCCACCGACAATCAGTTTTCGAACACCCGTCTCTCGGATCGCTCGGCAACTCTTTCCGACCAAGACGTCGACAACCGCCGCCTCAAACGAAGCACAGACGTCGGCTTTGACTTGGTCTGCCAGTTTCAGGCTGGCGAAATCTTGCTGGCCAGGACCGGTGATCGCATAGCGAACCGCTGTTTTCAGGCCGCTAAAGCTGAAATTGAAATGGGGTTGGTGAATCATCGACCTCGGAAACGGGTACGCGTCGCGATTTCCCTTGGCAGCGAGCTTGGCAACCGCGGGGCCACCGGGAAACCCGAGGCTGAGCATCGTTGCGACTTTGTCAAACGCTTCACCTGCCGCGTCGTCGATGGTGCCGCCGAGGTACTCTAGATCCAAAGGGCTTCTGCAATGGTAGAGACTCGTGTGCCCGCCGCTAACGACCAATCCTACGCTAGGATATGCGGACGATTGTGTTCTATCTCGGACGCCCGAAAGGTGGCACGCGTACAGGTGTGCATGGAGGTGATTGATTGCCACGAGAGGTTTGTTCCAGGCGATCGCCAGCGTCTTTGCCGCGATCACGCCGACCAGCAGCGAGCCGGCTAAGCCAGGCCGATCGGCCACTGCGATGGCATCCAAATCGGCAGGATTGATGCCCGATTGTCGTATCGCAGTATCGATGACAGGCAAAATTCGCTCCAAATGGGCCCGTGCAGCCACTTCCGGCACGACCCCGCTGAACCGCTCGTGCAGGGTTTCTTGCGTTGCGATGCATTCCCCGAGCACGCTGCAGTCGCCATCGATCACCGCTGCAGCAGTCTCGTCGCAAGTCGATTCGATTGTAAGAATGGGCAAAACAGGAGGCCTAAGTGGGTTCATTCGGTGAATGGGAAGCAGGAGCAAGGTGCTGACGAGACAAAATGGGACCTCGACAGCCTTGAACAAATGCGGCCAAGTCGGTAAATTGCTGCACTTCCCATACAAGCATAACGCTGGAAATCAAAGCAAAGAAGATACAAGGGTACTACTGATGGCACATAAAAAGGGACAGGGTTCGAGCCGAAACGGTCGCGATTCGAATGCTCAACGCCGTGGAGTCAAGAAGTTCGGTGGCGAAGCGGTTCGTGCCGGACATATCTTGGTTCGCCAGGTTGGAACGAAATTCCACGCGGGCAAAGGGGTTGGCCAGGGCAACGATTACACGCTGTATGCATTGGTGGATGGCAAAGTGATGTTTGACCGCGAAGGCCGGCGGATCAACATCGTGACCGCATAGTTTGCCTGCGACAAGCAAGAAAGCGAAACGAAACCCCTGGTTCGGCGTTGAGTCGAATCAGGGTTTTTTATGGAGATAAGGTCGATCGATTCTCTGTGATGGTCTTTTCAAGTGTCGAGGGTGTCTTGCCGCTGAGGTCGACCCGCCCCCGTGTCGATGGTCGCCGGTGGTGTCAGCCCCAGGATCTCGATCCGACGATCCATCTGCTGAACGAGCGATTGGACAATCGCGATTCGGGTATCGAGTTCGGCACACAGCTCCCGTTGGGTTTCAAACATTGCCACTTGCCACCGTTGTGTTGCAGCTGGGGCATCCGAAAGCGGCACGGCCGGCTGCTTTTGCTCGCGAATCGCTTTCAATTCCTTGTTTGCGACCCTCGATTCTTGGTTGACTCGCTTTCGCATGCGGATTTGGCGACGCGCGAGCACCCAGCCGAGCATGATAAAGCCGGCTACCATCAATAGTTGCGCCTGTTGCATTTCGGCTAGAATGGTCATGGTGGCTGGGGCGGTAGGGAGCGAAGTGACAAAAGGGGTGGTTGAAACCCTCTTCGGTCTTTGATCGACACAACCGCCGCTGTTGCTGTGGTCGGTTCGAATCCATTCGGCTTGGCCCGACATTGACAGCTCTTTGGGATCATCCGAATCTACGGATCGTTCGGACAAATCCGTGTCATTTCCCAGTTCCTTTCGTAGCCTCGCGATGTGCCAATCTTCAACCGAACCCTTTGAATCCATTCATGTTTGGCATGCGACCAGTTCCCACACGGAGCCAGGTGCGGTTGAAACGTACTGCGAGCGTTTTCTTGATCCGGGCGAGCAAGATCGGGCCAATCGATTTCGAGTGGCGACAAGTCGCAATCAGCATGTGATCGGTCGTGGTATGGCGAAGCACTTGCTCGCTCAGGCGGTCATGAGCGAGGGAATTCATCCGAGATCCATCCGTTTCTCCGCTTTGCCACATGGCAAACCGATCGTGAAGACGCCACCGGATCTCTCGCTGCCCTTCAACGTGGCTCACACCAATGGATTGGTATTGTGTGGAATTGGTGATCGGAGTCTTTCCCTGCTCGGGGTCGATGTTGAACAACTGGAACGGCAACCGGATCCCGAACTTGCGATACGGTATTTCTCCGCGCCCGAAGTCGAGTACGTTTACTCCTTCTCCTGTCGCGATCGCCGCAACGAAGCTTTTCTGCGTGTTTGGACATTAAAGGAAGCCTTTATCAAGGCAATTGGCACGGGGCTGCATACTCCGCTGAGTGACTTTGCATTCGAGAACATTGACGATCCCTCGCCCACCATTCGAATGCTCAGCCCAACGTTGCCCAGCGCGGGGACTTGGAAGTTCTTTTCCTTCACACCTCGCGACGCCTACATTGGGGCGATTGCGGTCGCAACGGTGGACGATCGACCGGCTTTGTCGATGGAGTTGTTCGACTTTGACACGGTTGTCCGCGGTGTAAGATCCGATGTCGTACCTTGAAAATTTCGTTACAATCAAGCGGCGATTGAAACATCGCATCCTCATCTCATCCTTCGAAACATTTTGAACAAAGGGTCTCGACCATGGACGCAATGGACGTACTTGGAGCTTTACTTGGGCGAAAAACACAATCGAGTGGGCCAAGCGCCGACATCCTGAAAGACATGCTGGGTGGCCGAGAGCGGCCGGCGCCGGCTCCGCCGAAATCGCGGACCTCCACACGCATGCAACAGCCCAATACG contains:
- a CDS encoding endonuclease/exonuclease/phosphatase family protein gives rise to the protein MVGLLFGRSRRRSIFSYIPLIRWIGPLVSVAGILVASFFALTGRIDLSKFDTWSEQADDSAQLASTQTEGPQHESSTVPRSPMTIRVATFHIQMFGDKKSQTRSIPQVPGVDVMGTISHLIRQFDLVAIQGVRSNDVLPVQRILDLVNELGGSYTATVSQPIGRAGDTECYAFVWDMQRLRIQGQPYVVQDTADRMRREPMVASFMTVTDPSDTREPFRFTVINAHRDSDSMSTPATASEVNVLDDVFVRVRDYEYGQTGEEDCILMGDLNAGLDDLQELAMIPNVVSVAGDIKSDVFRRKTLDHILLDRTMTTEFTGQTGVIDFCQDLRLTETQARTISDHLPVWAEFSIYESPRYQANASIPQSVR
- a CDS encoding VWA domain-containing protein gives rise to the protein MIPFQLGFDHPAYLWLLLGLPLLWWAGFRSLGALGRFRRILAISFRTIVWTGVVLALAGVQLIWVSDRVTVMYLLDQSESIPRIKRQVMLDYVIRNVRRHRDGQREDRAGIVVFGRDASIEVPPFDDDIPPLRRLESLRDRTDATNLESALNLAQASMSEDTSRRIVIVTDGNENIGQARKLARRAAESGIGIDVVPVRLDAKSEVLLEKIDLPENIRKGQPFEARVVISNYSDASATGPVEGRLRVKQNVGGEESLLLEQSISLDAGKNVFPLRHTIEQPAAYTYEAEFVPDTDEDDGIRQNNSATAYTYVRGKGRVLMIEDKTRLGDFDLLIETLRDNNIEVVAMPSDELFGSLAELQAYDAVILAGVPRVAGETSDMISSFTDEQIEMLVRNTQQLGAGLLMIGGPESFGAGGWTGTEIEKAMPVDFKIRNSKVQAVGALACIMHASEMAEGNYWQKKIAGAAVEQLGPADYAGVLHWSMNGDTWLWGGKNGLLEVGPNRKAMLAAIGRMTPGDMPQFDPAMKMAVAGLTRTPASIKHCIIISDGDPSDPSPATISSFKKNNVTISTVAVASHGLTESRRLQQIAQATGGKYYAVRDGRALPKIFQREARRVSRPLVYEPPGGAVPEIIFPHAMLDGVDRVLPNINGFVLTQTKDSPLAQVLIQSPKPDSPENATVLAVWTYGLGRTAVMTTDAGARWAADWTSWGGYEKFYSQLVRWLMRPTGDTGKFSIATQVRDGEVQVVVSALDQDDSFLNFLDINASALDPRLKPIALRMRQAAPGRYVGSFPADEAGSYFVNVTPGPGASPLTTGVTVPYSDEFRVRETNQALIESLASIKPRGGEAGQVAPPLEIQLSEALIDTNAFRGGLALARSFRDAWPWFVLASCGLFLGDVFVRRVAIPFDWVHRTIHRIRGKSTASESVATTRLDALRKSKDSLSDSLERRRTSVRFEPSAVDTTDNTSETTFADSATGPQSGKPNIEPQPDEGPSYTERLLEAKRRAKKKPGDT
- a CDS encoding CPBP family intramembrane glutamic endopeptidase; protein product: MDFHPSDPGPLGPSESRPPESLWASPGEGRADTENPLSNPYEAYPDESQREPLIVGRLAKRPRWWTPIAVVCATLAVFIVVSTVVVMLAFAWVHGSFSPATVTDPEAFAEVFQSRVGVVMLILIPQLCMILPTLVAAKLSPVETCQRLSLVRGHWPIWVWLAAAAATPLVGLVSSVAVGLFLEDSENLKQMSDAFRFHGQSGFLIPIALLIGATPAICEELVFRGYVQTRLTKSWGPFFGIFLSSFLFAAFHMDFVHIIAVFPLGVYLGWLSWRSGSLFPAMLAHFVNNVTSVVAVVLAPADQTEVLSAPGLTISLSIVGFGILGVTTVIMASIYYGRPTDLAAA
- a CDS encoding menaquinone biosynthesis family protein, producing the protein MKQQTIELGISTCPNDTFTFHALMHRLVDWRGLDFRVHLHDIQELNDSLFRGKFDVAKTSFHAALLLADQTMVLPTGAALGFGVGPLLLSSSPQRLNAPTDPQQIVLCPGRHTTASLLFKLFYRDTATVRQCVFSEIMPRLKRGEADYGVCIHEGRFTWETERLGCVVDLGTQWESETHCPLPLGGLVARRSLPAETIATIQSVVEESLRYALADRSSALPTMRRYAQFFDDDILMQHVDLYVNEWTVNLGEIGGRALSELSNRAAAAGIQSRGIEVFCPGKDC
- the mqnB gene encoding futalosine hydrolase, with translation MMNSAHLVLIPTLLERGILEPLIHRREETSIHVCGFGAIGAAARSAQLIATLRPTRVTLVGIAGTLSDVCQMGSAYQFGHVICDGIGVGTGADYLSAADLGWNQMDEIDGKSAITDRVALESDTSNLGLLSVCATSASSADTNRRLRRYSDVVAEDMEGFAVALACRLADVPLRIIRGISNHAGDRDLSAWQMETALQSAAELLNR
- the tsaD gene encoding tRNA (adenosine(37)-N6)-threonylcarbamoyltransferase complex transferase subunit TsaD, whose protein sequence is MNPLRPPVLPILTIESTCDETAAAVIDGDCSVLGECIATQETLHERFSGVVPEVAARAHLERILPVIDTAIRQSGINPADLDAIAVADRPGLAGSLLVGVIAAKTLAIAWNKPLVAINHLHAHLYACHLSGVRDRTQSSAYPSVGLVVSGGHTSLYHCRSPLDLEYLGGTIDDAAGEAFDKVATMLSLGFPGGPAVAKLAAKGNRDAYPFPRSMIHQPHFNFSFSGLKTAVRYAITGPGQQDFASLKLADQVKADVCASFEAAVVDVLVGKSCRAIRETGVRKLIVGGGVAANRYLRERLNDAAKKDGFELTIAPAELCTDNAVMGAIAWEKIRRGDFASLDLDITPGLQRGF
- the rpmA gene encoding 50S ribosomal protein L27; the encoded protein is MAHKKGQGSSRNGRDSNAQRRGVKKFGGEAVRAGHILVRQVGTKFHAGKGVGQGNDYTLYALVDGKVMFDREGRRINIVTA
- a CDS encoding 4'-phosphopantetheinyl transferase family protein, which translates into the protein MCQSSTEPFESIHVWHATSSHTEPGAVETYCERFLDPGEQDRANRFRVATSRNQHVIGRGMAKHLLAQAVMSEGIHPRSIRFSALPHGKPIVKTPPDLSLPFNVAHTNGLVLCGIGDRSLSLLGVDVEQLERQPDPELAIRYFSAPEVEYVYSFSCRDRRNEAFLRVWTLKEAFIKAIGTGLHTPLSDFAFENIDDPSPTIRMLSPTLPSAGTWKFFSFTPRDAYIGAIAVATVDDRPALSMELFDFDTVVRGVRSDVVP